A genome region from Planifilum fulgidum includes the following:
- a CDS encoding GNAT family N-acetyltransferase yields the protein MRIKSLTPEEMAAIRPSLLSFCRKYGDRRITHRALRWFRRLPHTRWKQGTLVAIATEEKRLVGVIAFGSYGLEESFIVVHPDHRNRRIGERLLAFSLQSLKKVYTRVACDNLPSLKLCFSCGLVAFRLIRGPTGKPTLCLAGGNWNPEEVPWGTSAGA from the coding sequence GTGAGAATCAAATCCCTGACTCCGGAGGAAATGGCCGCCATCCGACCTTCTCTCCTGTCCTTTTGCCGAAAATACGGGGATCGCCGGATCACCCACCGCGCTCTCCGCTGGTTCCGCCGCCTTCCCCACACCCGGTGGAAACAGGGAACGCTGGTGGCCATCGCCACGGAAGAAAAACGGCTCGTCGGAGTGATCGCCTTCGGCTCCTACGGACTGGAGGAATCCTTCATCGTCGTCCACCCGGATCACCGCAACCGCCGGATCGGGGAGCGATTGCTCGCCTTCTCGCTGCAATCGCTGAAAAAGGTGTACACCCGGGTGGCCTGCGACAACCTTCCCAGTCTGAAGCTCTGTTTTTCCTGCGGGCTGGTGGCCTTCCGGCTGATCCGCGGCCCCACCGGCAAGCCGACCCTCTGCCTGGCCGGCGGGAACTGGAATCCGGAGGAAGTCCCCTGGGGAACCTCCGCCGGCGCCTGA
- a CDS encoding C40 family peptidase, with amino-acid sequence MQFFKRFRKVLWMGALTLVVSAFIPGGTSYAAASKSAHDLIQSIFNRVGLKYEVPKAKPETPSKGEGVNPAPAPAPTPPQQEESKQQQPVKPEQPETSTLADRIIKTGEKYLGTPYKYGASSNQTNYFDCSSFVQRVFKENGINLPRSSRQQAKVGTYVPKNQIQKGDLLFFTTSYSPNQIAHVGIYAGNNKILHTWGPGGVRYDDLNGMKWLREGYVTARRVIK; translated from the coding sequence ATGCAGTTTTTTAAACGCTTCAGGAAAGTCTTGTGGATGGGAGCTCTGACGCTGGTTGTGTCTGCGTTCATTCCGGGCGGGACAAGCTATGCGGCTGCTTCTAAAAGCGCCCACGACCTGATTCAAAGCATCTTCAATCGGGTCGGGCTGAAATATGAGGTGCCGAAGGCGAAGCCCGAAACACCTTCGAAGGGAGAAGGGGTGAATCCGGCACCGGCGCCGGCGCCGACACCTCCGCAACAGGAGGAGAGCAAACAGCAGCAACCGGTCAAGCCGGAGCAACCGGAGACTTCCACCCTGGCGGACAGGATTATCAAAACCGGTGAGAAGTATCTGGGGACGCCTTACAAGTACGGAGCCTCGTCCAATCAGACAAACTATTTCGACTGTTCTTCCTTCGTCCAGCGGGTGTTTAAGGAAAACGGGATCAACCTCCCCCGCTCCTCAAGACAGCAGGCGAAGGTGGGAACCTATGTCCCCAAAAATCAAATTCAAAAAGGGGATCTGTTGTTCTTCACCACGAGCTATTCCCCCAACCAGATCGCCCATGTCGGCATTTATGCCGGAAACAATAAGATCCTGCACACCTGGGGCCCCGGAGGCGTCCGCTACGACGATTTGAACGGCATGAAGTGGCTGCGGGAAGGATATGTCACGGCCCGCCGGGTCATCAAGTAA